From Lagenorhynchus albirostris unplaced genomic scaffold, mLagAlb1.1 scaffold_78, whole genome shotgun sequence:
TACACTACATACTCAAATTGTCAATCGTTCACAGCACATTAACAGTTACTAGAAGAACTGGACTACCACGACCAAAGATGTTACAGAGTGCACAAAACTCTGCCCAGGAGAGCCAAGATCAAGGGGTGAGTGGTTTGCTTTAGGAAACAATTCTACCAAAAACAACGTGGGAAGAGAAGTAATTTAAAGTGTTTAAGACATTAAATGCGCAACTGACTCTAAACTGCCATGTAGTATGCTTTGTATTATAGGATATAAAAGCTACCCTCCATCTGTGGAATGTTAAGCTGACACCCAAGACAATCAAAGCCTCCCATATTCAATATCCCACTATTTTCTGGttgtaccaaaaaataaacaaccagcaAATGATTTCACctcttaaaaaaaagcatttacacttaaaaaatgggatGAGGTGggattccttcctttttaaaaatgtttctagagcTACTAAAAAACTTGCATTTACAAAATAGTTGATAAAAATATTCCTCTGGATTGTACAAGAAGGGAAACAGGGACCACTGATAGGACCAGGTGTGTGATATTAATCAgacttggcttctttctctcctgcttcatCAGAAGCTGGGCTCTCCTCatttttagtttctccattttctgCAGGTAAGTCTTCTTTAGTCTCTTGGTTAGCCACTTCAGCCTGCTTTCCCTTtgctccccttttcccttttgtttgcaCTTTTTTGTCGGAAGATTTATCCTTTCCTGCCGCCTTTTTTGGCTTCGTTTCCACTTTTGCAGGAACCGGTTTAGCTGACAACCTCGCCGATCTCCTCTTGGGCTCCTCCTTCGCCGCCCCCTCGGCGGAGCTGACCTTCCTCTTGGGCATCGTCGCGGCAGGGCGGGCGCGTGCCGGGTGCCTGCGGGCCGCGGCGCGCCGAGAGCCTTCGCGAACCTGGGCTGCCTGGCCGCTGCCGCTCCTCCCGCCGCCCGAGCTGCTGGGACCCGccgacaaaaaatattttaattggagATAGGAATAATTTTGTTTCCCTCGTTCTGGATGGATAGTGACATAAAAAATTATCTTGTATTTAGACAATTACTTTTATAAAGCCAGTGACTGTTATCATATGACTGGCATTTAGGTAGAGATCTCATTTTAAGTGCTCTCTTGTGGAAAGAAGAAACACATTATTGCACTGCAGGTTAGAGTTGATGCTTCTTCATTTAGAAAGCTATTTTACTAGATTCTCCTTTGGACTAGTTAGCTGAGAACCAAGTCTTTGGCTTTGCTGACAGCAAATAATAGACTCTACAAGGattgtttttaaatcattttttatctGACAGAAGTGTCATGTTAAcattgtcaactgaaaaaaatgcgcagcctaaaagttgagaattatgttttatttggtggacaaaaTTGAGGACTTAAGCTGGgaacacagcatctcagatagctctgagagacCGCTcagaagaggtaagggagaagccaggatatacaggactttgcaacaaagaccaggcagTTTGAATGtgaaaagattactgttaattaaagaaaaccaggtatctcaagttaaggaatttagtgcttttctgtgtatgggaacaTGCAAACGTCAGGGTTCATTgagattattcctttgatatgcatctcagctatctggggccagtcctgtgctttctcatcctgagtgtCCTCAGGATGCACCTTCAGGGGGTGGCTGTAGCAGTTGACTGGTAGATGGCAGGCATCCTGTTTCTATCccgagttccctcagggctcaccctcAGGCTGCTGTAATGTAATGGCTTgaggctgcaacatcctttgtttactgatatggaaggcaacattttttttcattgataacATTAAGTTcaaaaagttgtttttgtttaaatcagTTTATATCCTTATAGTATTGAGATGAATATCGCAGTCCCCCAAATAAAGGATATCAACTCTCTTGGCAAATGTATTCTGTTTTTCTGGTAGTATATGGATATTTATTCATGAATATTTgatagtttaaatatattttgaatgctcattaaatattcatatattatgcATTCATTGTATGATAAATGTAATACATGTTAAAATGAATACAACTTTCAATTGAAATAAACTACCTGCAGGTCTCATCCAGAAGCTTTGGTTTTATAGATTGCCCATGTAAGAGGAAAAATCTCAGAGTGCTTGTGGATTCGGGAGTGTCATAAATTTCACTGGGAAGAACTGTTCAAGTGCTTCTGCCTGTGGAGTTAATGGCTGGCCTACTCCTCAGCTCCTGCAGTGCCAACCCCTATAGCCCCGAGCCTACTGTGTTCACAGAGTGGGTCTTTACTGAATGTGTAAGTAGACCCTGAGCGCTCGCTGTGGGCAGCCTTGTGATACAAAGCCTCTTTCTCAGATTCAACAAAAGATGCTGCTGTGAGGAAAGGTGTTAAGAGGTAGGGGAACATGAAGTGTGATAGTATAGTAAAGTTCATTGAATGGTGGTCATGgggattttcttattttattatttgcctaTTTTTGTATAGTAACAGAACTCCTTATTTTCTTTTGGGAACCACTCTTCCATCTCTCAATCAGGTGGTTTCTGCATGCTTGACACCCACAGTCCCCACCCCCCATGGCTCACAGGTGGTCATGTGACTCAGACCTGGCCAATCAGAGTACTACACACTGTCCATAGTGCTTAATCCTCGGTGTTTAACACATGCAAAACCATTGAAAACCTAGAGAAttcgttttaatttttatttcttctggaatTATTAGGAAATATGTTGAATCTTTTTGCTGCAATCACTAGCTGTAAGAATCACTTGAATCTAAGAGTCATTGGGGAACACCTTTATTACCACGAGGATTTCGAGTATCTGAAAGGGTGAAGATAACAAAGAGGAAAACGGATTTAAGAAAGACAGAGATGGAGTTGTGTGACATAGTTGGAATCCATAGATTCAGAGTGCCTGACATTTCTCCTGTtctctattatttccatttagtgTGTGAGCTCCTTTGAGTTTTCAGCATTACCTGCAACTGAAAGCCTCACTCATACAAGAATGTTTTGTTGCCTCATCTTGAAACAGGATTGGAAGTGAAGCAGTGTTTTCTGTTCAGTTTTAGATGggttttttttcactatttttttactatttcaaagtattttcaaatttacaaaatttgcaataataaaaatagtgtgAAGAAAAACCATTGTTTACACAGACTACCCAGCTTTACCTGTCTTAACACTCTAGCCAATTTGCTTTGCCATCTATTCtttatctccctctctctctcctcctgtttttctccatctttctctctctaacatatatattataacatgttataacatatatatgtctttgtgtacatatatatacacacacacatatacatgacatacacacaccacatacatacacacatatatgtatatatgtgtatctatataaaCACACAGAGTATATATgtaagtaattatatatatacatatatacatatgcacataatATTTTGAGCTATTTTAGGGTAAGTTACACATGTATAATAGTTTGACCCTTTATCCCTAAATATGTCAGTGTGTGTTTCCTAAGAATAGGGTTATCCTCTTACATTTTCACATCATAGTACAGTTATCAACTTTATAAATTTACATGAATATAATCCTTTAATCTACAGTGCATCTTTcaattttgtcagtttcttaataATGTCTTTATAGAATAACCCCGACCAACTCCTCCAGGAGACAGTCAACTGGGTCTGTGACGAAGCTCCAGTTAAAGCTCTAGAAACCAAAGCTTAGGTGAGCTTTCCTGAATGCAAATTCTTCATGTCTATTAGCACACGTCATTGATGAGAGGAGTTAACACTGTCCGTGACTTCACCAGGAAAGGACAGCTGGATGATCCATGTTTGGAGACCTTCTAAAGTctaccaattgcattttttcctttgtctgatTTTAATTGGTATTCTTTCATTGTAATAGGCTACAGCCATGAGTATAATAGCTTTCAGTGATATTTGTCagtttttctagaaaattatcGAACTTGCGGGTGGTCTTGGGGATCTCTGAACTTGTAATTTGTGTCAAAAGTGAGGGTGATTAGGGAAATGCCCAGACTTTTTAGATGGTGTCAGAAGAAAGGGTGGTATTGTGGACAGTTCTCTAGCATCACAGTATTACATTGacctgcccccgccccctgccccagctaTCAGAAGTGCCCTGTGGTACCTCAGACACCTGGAAAAGGTCACCAAACTTCAGTTTGCTTACACTGAAATTGCCTTTACTGGGTGGGTTCTGTAATTTAATCTCAAACAAAAGATTGCTCTCAAAACACAAGCCTATTTCTTTTGTTCTGAGGGTATTTTAATTGTTGTCTCCAAAAGATGTGAGGACATGTACCATATGACCTGCTCTACTAGATAGCCTAATGACAGTTTTGGGAGAAAGCTTTCTGGGTGCAGCTCTTATTACCTCATTGCTGACTTTATGAGTTAGTGGGAGGTAAGGAAGAGCAATTGGATAGGATAAGACATGCTGGGTTTAAACCAATTTCTACCCCCCAAAACACCTTTGGAGACTTTTCATACTATAATATAGCACGTGCTTGAgaaatagttaatatttttccATAGTGAATCTTGCTAGTGAGGGAGGGAAATACTACTAAAAGGAATAGCAGTCTAAAAATTGATTCAAACAAATGTGCCATTAGAAGCATGCAGTTAAAGTAGTGAGTAAAGATGctttatttcttacaattcttTCTATGAACATCCATACTTTAGGACCATAAAAAGGATCAAtggatgttctttcttttttattaaatttgtaaGTCATTGGAAAATATACAAGTCTACACTTCTTTGCTCATATCCTGTTCATCTGTGAGAGAGGGTGAAAATAATGGCTCAAAATGTTTCCCATCTTTGTCAGAGTCATATATCCTATTGATTGCTTGTTTCCAACAAATGGTGATGAGCCATAAACTCTAAAGCCCTCCATGCCCCATCTCCTTAACATTCTCCTCATAACAACCAGAATCAGGTCCATTTTATCTGCTTTTGTGATTTTAATCATTAGTTTGTAACTTTAATACCATCCATTTTGCTATCAACACGGTAGGTAAGGGTTTTTTtggatgaagaaaaatgaaccttttgcattttaaaattgtatttaataatTTAGAACCACCATGGGTTTCTGTTCTTAGAAACTACAACCAGATCTCATATCGGCAGATTTGATTATTGAAAGCACAGAGTAAAAGTTGcattataatgtataaaaatgttgaTGAAGAGCAATGGAGTGCTGTGTGGTACAGCTTTGATTTACAGATCAACTAGGGTGGCCAGTTATTGATCATTACCTGTGAATTATTGATACCCTGAGATCAGTGAAATGGTTTCTTTTCAGCTTGTCTCAGTTTACACTTCCTTCAAAGAATGCAGGTTTTGTTTGTAGGACTGTCTTTGTTTGACTTCCCTGAAACCTAATGGTTCACAGTACTTGTTAGAAGAGGATTCTATTTCATCTTGATATTTTAGGTAAATAAAAGTGTCTCCTTGGAAGGGAAGTCTTTCCGTTCAGTGTAGTAGTATTACCCCTTTGTATCAGATTCTTGTAGGGTCCTGGTTCTTTTAATATGAATTTGCCTTAATCATGTAACTACCTTTCCCACttttcttgaccaagtgacattagaggtattcttttcttttcttcctccctcccttccttcctccttccctccctcccttcctcccacccttccttccttttcctgtctttctttctttctatcttctttCTAATGTGAAAAAGTTGTCAAGTGACAATTAAAACCATCATTATTTCACCCCAAATCAGAACCTTGAAACCACTTTTGAGTATACACTCCCCTTTACTCTTCTTGTGCAATTAGTTATCAAGCTGTATTGATAGTTTTCCTTGATATCTCATCAGTCTTTTCCCCCTTATTCTAATTGTTGCTACCATAATTAAGCACTTGCAATAATCAGCTATTTTCACTATCTGGAGTCCTGCCTCTCTATAATACATGATGTTCTCCACTTATAAATTTCAAAGGTTCAGCCCCTGAAGTTGAATGTAAAATACTACAATCAGATTTTGATCTGATTTTTAGAGGAAATCTATGAttagaaaaaagttaaagatTCCTTCTGTAAATCATCTTATGGCacattgctttaaatttttaacattattcTATACAAGTCTGTATGGATGTTCAGAGTGGACAGCTCATCTGTGCAATAGGATGTTTTATTCTAGATCAAAGAACAATTACCACTCTTAGTATGTGAGATATTTTAATGGTTATATTTAAACAggttcttttctttaaagtttttgttgTCTATTCAAAATCATCAGTGAACTCAAATGCCAATCAACAGGGGCTTGGTTGAATCAATAATGCTGTATCTGCAAAGTAGAATACTATGTAACTATTAAAAGAGATAAATCTACCTGGCTTAACATAGAAAAATCCCCAAGATGGATtgtcaaagaagaaagcaagctATGAGGGATTTTAGAGTAGATACACAATTTAGTTGAGAAAATAAGTATGTGTTTACATATGTACATCTGTATGTACAGACAAAGTTTGGAAGGCTATACCCTATTTTATTAAAACAGCTGCCtcttagaaataaatgtaaatagatttttaaaaatttatacatttaattaCTGATTGCAATTTTCATTAGGAGCTTGTATCACTTTTATAtgcaaagttgaaagaaaaaaatgacatatacCATGAGCGTTTGTAACTATATAAGCAAGTCTAAAGTTAATATTCAAAGCTCCTCATAATTTAGCCTCTGCTGATATTTCCACCATTACTGTTCACTTTGTTAGGATCAGTTGCAGTTTGCTTCTGGTTTACTAACTCTGTTTTGGCCAAAGCGATCTCCCTTTTCCCGAATATGCCTCATGTGAATGCATAGTAATGTCTCTGAACACCTCCATTCACAGGGATGAATCCTGGCCTCCTTTACATGTTAGCATGTGTTCTTGCATCATGTTTTCACATACCTAACACTCCTGCCTACCGATACCAAGAGCAGAATTGTCTGAATGACAGGGATTGTGTACCACTGCCATTGTGTTCTGCAGATCCCTGCACAACCTgtaatttacataatttatttagattgccccatattttcttttttttcacatgtttattggagtataaatgctttacaatgttgtgttagtttctgctgtacaacaaagtgaatcagctacatgtatacatatatccccatatccccttcctcttgagcctccctcccaccctccctatcccacccctctaggtcgtcacaaagcaccaagctgacctccttgtgctatgcagcagcttcctactagccatccattttacgtttggtagtgtatatatgtcagtgctactctttcacttcatcccagcatcgcctgccccctcccctgtgcCCTCAAATCCGttttctatgtctacatctttattcctgccctgccactaggttcatcagtatggctttttaaaattccatatatatgtgttagcatacggtatttgtttttctctttctgacttgcttcactctgcaTGAtggattctaggtccatccacctcactacaaataactcaatttcgttcctttttttggtggagtaatattccatgtatatatatatgcgccacatcttctttatccattcatctgttgatggacacttaggctgcttccatatcctcactattgtaaatagagttgcaatgaacattttggtacacgactctttttgaattatggttttctcagggtatatacccagtagtgggattgctggctcatatggtagttctattttcaggtttttaaggaacctccatactgttctctgtagtggctgtatcaatttacattcccaccaacagtacaagaggattcccttttctgcacaccctctccagcatttattgtttgtagattttttgatgatggccattctgaccagtgtgctgtgatacctccttgtggttttgatttgcatttctctaatgattagtgatgttgagcatcctttcatgtgtttgttggcaatctgtatatcttctttggagaaatgtctatttaggtcttctgcctatttttggattgggttgcttgtttttttgatattgagctgcttgagttgtttgtatattttggagattaatcctttgtcagttgcttcatttgcaaatattttctcccattctgagggttgtcttttcgtcttgtttatggtttcctttgctgtgcaaaagctttgaagtttcattaggtcccattggtttatttttgtttttatttccatttctctaggaggtgggtcaaaagggatcttgctgtgatttatgtcatagagtgttctgcctatgttttcctctaagagtttgatggtgtctggccttacatttaggtctttaatccattttgagtttatttttgtatatggttttagggagtgttctaatttcattcatttacatgtaggttgtttatttgagatgtttcttctttcttaaggtagggttgtattgatagaaacttccctcttagaactgattttgctgcatcccataggtttttgtgtcatcatgttttcattgtcatttgtttctaggtattttttaatttcctctttgatttcttcagtgatatcttggttatttagtagtgtactgtttagcgtccatgtgtctgtattttttgcacattttttcctgcaattgatatttagtctcatagcgttgcggttggaaaagatacttgatacaatttgaatgttcttaaatttaccaaggctcgatttgtgacccaagatgtgatctatcctggagaatgttccatgagcacttgagaagaatgtttattctcttggttttgaatggaatgtcctataaatatcaattaagtccatcttgtttaatgtatcatttaaagcttgtgtttctgtatttattttcattttggatgatctgtccatgggtgaaagtggagtgttaaagtcccctactatgattgtgttactgtcgatttccccttttatggctgttagtatttgctttatgtattgaggtgctcctttgttgggtgcataaatatttacaattgttatatattttacttgggttgatcccttgatcattatgtagtgtccttctttgttttaaagtctcttttgtctgatatgagaattgctactccagctttcttttgatttccatttgcatggaatatctttttccattccctcgctttcagtctgtatgtgtccctaggtctgaagtgggtctcttgtagacagcataaatatgggtcttgtttttgtattcattcagccagtctgtgtcttttggttggagcatttaatccatttacctttatggtaattattgatatgtgtgttcctattcccattttcttaattgttttgggtttatttttgtaggtcttttccttctcttgtgtttcctgcctagagaagttcctttaacatttgttgtaaagctggtttggtggtgctaaattctcttagcttttgcttgtctgtaaaggttttaatttctctgttaaatctgaatgagatccttgctgggtagagtaatcttggttgtaggtttttctccttcatcactttaaatatgtcctgccactcccttctggcttacagagtttcttctgaaagatcatctgttaatcttatggggattcccttctgtgttatttgttgtttttcccttgcagcttttaatattttttccttgtatttaatttttgatagtttgattaatatgtgtcttggcatgtttctccttggatttatcctgtaaggggctttctgtgcttcctggacttgattaactatttcctttcccatattagggaagttttcaactataatctcttcaaatattttctcagtccctttctttttctcttcttcttctgggactgctataattcgaatgttggtgttttcatgttgacccagaggtctctgagactgtgctcagttcttttcattcgttttttctttatttttctctccagtagttatttccaccattttatcttccaggtcaattatctgttcttcctcagttattctgctactgattccttctagagtattttattttcatttactgtgttgttcatcattgtttgtttgctctttagttcttctaggtccttgttaaatgtttcttgtattttctccattctatttccaagattttggctcatctttactatcattactctgaattctttttcaggtagactgcctgtttcctcttcatttgttaggtctggtgggtttttaccttgctgcatcatctgctgtgtttttaccttgctccatcATCTGCATGatactatgtatagtatcatgtcatcagcaaacagtgacagttttacttcctctttccaacttgtattacttttatttctttctcttctctgattgctgtgcccaggacttccaatactatgttgaataatagtggcgagagaggacatccttgtcttgttcctgatcttagaggaaatgctttcagtttctcaccactgagaaagatgtttgctgtgggtttgtcatatatggcttttgttatgttgaggtaggttccttctatgctcactttctggagagcttttatcatgaataggtgttgaattttgtcagaagatttttctgcgtcttttgagatgatcatatggtttttattctttaatttgttgatatggtgtatcacattgattcttttgcatatattgaagaatccttgcatccctgggataagtcccacttgatcatgctgtatgatccttttaatgtgtttttggattctgtttgctagtattttgttgaggatttttgcatctattttcattgGTCATAttgatctataattttcttttctgtgtgatatctttatctggttttggtatcagggtaatgctggccttgtggCATGAGTTTGGTATTATTCCTCcatccacaattttttggaagagttttaaaggataggttttaactcttctctaaatgtttgttagaatttgcctgtgaggccgtatggtcctggacttttgtttgttggaaggtttttaattatagtttcaatttcattacctatgattggtctgtttatattttctaatttttcctggttcaatcttggaaggttgtaatttttcaagaatttgtccatttcttccaggttgtccattttataggcatatagttgcttgtagtagtctcttttgatcttttgtatttctgcggtgtcggttgttatctctcctttttcatttctagttttattgatttgagtcctctccctttttttcttgatgagtctggctaaagtattatcaattttttttaatctcctcaaagaaccaacttttaattttattgatctttgctattgtttttgtcatttgtatttcatttatctccgctctcatctttatgatttctttccttctactaactttgggttttctttgttcttctttttctaattgctttaggtttaaggttagattgtttatttgagatttttcttgtttcttgaggtgagcttgaattgctatgaatatccctcttagagctgctttttcTGTCCTATAGGTGTTggaccatcgtgttttcattgtcatttgttttaaggtattttttaaaattgctctttgatttctttagtgatctgttggttattcaGCAGCGCactgtttagcttccatatatttgtgttttttactgttgtctttttttcctgtaattgatttctaatcccaTAGCGTTGTGattggaaaatatgcttgatatgatttcagttttcctgaattttccaagacttgacttgtgacccaaggtgtgatctattctggagaacagTCCATGTGCAAtcaagaagaaagtatattcttctactttcgggtggaatgttctaaaaatatcagttaagtctctctggtctattgtgttatttaaaagcttgtgtttccttatttattttctgtctgtatgatctgtcTGTTtgtgtaaatggggtgttaaagtcccccactattattgtgttactgtattttccctgttttttggctgtcagcatttgccttatgtattgaggtgctcctatgttgggtacataagtatttataattgttatgttttcttcttggattgatcccgtcATCATTATATAGTGCCCTTCCTTatgtcttgtaacagtctttatttcaaagtctattttttctaatatgagtattgctattccatctttcttgtgattttcatttgcatggaatatccttttccatcccctcactttcagtctgtatgtgtccctacgtccaatatgggtttcttgtagacggcatatataaggatcttgtttttgtatccattcagccagtgtgtgtcttttgtttgtggcatttaatccatttacattcaaggtggttattgatatgtatgttactgttacgattttcttaattaatttgggtttgtttttgtgggtgttttccttctcttgtgtctcccacttagagaagttcctttagcatttgttataaagctggtttgctggtgctgaattcttgtagcttttgcttgtctgtaaagattttgatttcttcgggcttccctggtggcacagcggttgagagtccgcctgccgatgcaggggacacgggttcgtgccccggtccgggaagatgccacatgccgcagagcgtctgggcctgtgagccatggccgctgagcctgcgcatccggagcctgtgctccatgtcgggagaggccacaacagtgagaggcctgcgtaccgccaaaaaaaaaaaaaaaaagctatgaaaacaaaacctatggatg
This genomic window contains:
- the LOC132514336 gene encoding non-histone chromosomal protein HMG-14, coding for MPKRKVSSAEGAAKEEPKRRSARLSAKPVPAKVETKPKKAAGKDKSSDKKVQTKGKRGAKGKQAEVANQETKEDLPAENGETKNEESPASDEAGEKEAKSD